The DNA region ttctgatgtACTTTCAAATGTTCTAGACGTGAATAACTCTTtacacataaagaacatgaatATGGCTTCTCCTTTGTATGAACTCTCATGTGTTTCTTCAGGACTGAAGCCCAGAAAAAGCTCTTGCCGCATCCATCACATGTGTAccgcttctctccagtgtggacgTTCATGTGTCCTTTAAGGGTTTCTGgttttgtgaaactctttccacactgatcacacatgtaaggtttctctccagtatgaattctCATATGTGCTGTAAGGTGGTTTTTTagtgtgaaactcttcccgcactgaccacatgtgtacggtttctctccggtgtggaCCCTGTTGTGTGTTTTTAGATTTACTGActtactgaatctcttgtcacagtgtgaacacttgtacggtttctctccagtgtgaatcatctCATGTTTTTTCAGGAGTCCCGACTTATTAAATCtcctgtcacagtgtgaacacttataaggtttttcTACAGGATGGATGTTCATATGCTCTGTAAGATGTCCTTTTTGTGcaaaactcttcccacactgaacacatgtgtacggtttctctcccgtgtgaactctcatgtgaacaCCAAGACTATATTTGCATgggaaactttttccacactgagcGCAAGACCTCttggcttttcttttctttaaatatttctgtttggTTTGAGAGCAACTCAAAAGTTTTTCTTCAGTATTGACAAGACTTTTCTTCTCAACTTCACTTGGTTCTTTATTCTCTTCAATCAACTCTGAAATCAAAGTAAAAATCAGTCTAATTTTCAGTAACCcgtttaaaaaaagagagaggaatATGAAAGGACATAAAAATTAACCCTGATATAAATGGCAGAAAAGTATATAATTGCTATATTTAATGGCTGAATATAAAACagaatgttacaaataaaataaggtcAGCAGTATACAAATATAGAAATGTAATAATTTgggaaaataacactgcatagtgtTCACTGTATCAATTAAAcatagattttttgttttgttttgttgttgatgATCATTAATGATGGCAGCATTATTTATTGGCTGCTGTGCCTTTAAGACCTGATGCAAGGATCCGATATAATGATACACATTgaatccgatttctttctcagctgtatAAATACTAACAAATTATAAACTTATATTCTATTGTGGTTAAATTAACTATGATCCATTGAACCACTAACAATTATGtatcaaatttttttgaaaaaaaaaataataatttgctttcacacaataatatgctgttatactccacataACTCCATCTACAAGCCagaatataagtttttttttttttgcacaggcctatctaaagggttaatggtcccacctagtgatcaaccataaacatttaaaattgtacCTCTTCCCAATGGGGAAAATGATCAACcgtcaagaatgcatgatttcaTGGTGTCATGGCTATGCAATCAAATTTTatttcgttataatggaagtcaatggggcaaaaacagccacaaacaatAAATGCGGggggaaaaaattaaatctaatgctgcacaaaaactaacaatgcatcaaagccaatgttgttactaatctttgacatgcccaagactgtgataagctaaaaaaaatatccagccacaatcactttttatattgaaattatgtaattttgtgtttttcccccaaatcagtgtgACATCACTTTTGAATTTAGCAAATTAAGAGTAAAAATCTTAAATagagtaggaaaaaaaaaacattagttttgATCAGGTTGAggttaatagatttatgcaaaaaaaaaaaaaaaaatctatagtgATAAATATGATGTAGTGGATTtgaacaacgcacaagggttaatgAAGAATCAAGATTAAAGACCAACCTCTTTGTTCTTCAGTGCGTTTCATTCTGCAGGGTTCTGGATCACTCATTTTCCCTCTCTTCAATTCAATCTTTACAGATTTTAGTGCTTTCTGGTAGTTTGATGCTCATCATCTTCACTTGTAGGCTGATGGAAATATTTCAGCATTTATTGGTGAAATCACTGATGGTGTGAttgttgtgggaggagcttcactgaacATTCATTTCTGTGTAGAAGCAGCAGATTTGCCAAAATCAACAATACATTAATTACCGTCGTTTAAAAAACATGTGAGATGTCTATATTAAACGTAACAGCATTGacaaaaaaataagttaattaattTGAAATGCTCATTCAGTAACTGCACTCATATTCACACATTCTATACATTTGTTCTTTCTTTGCAACCTTTTCACATTTTCGTATTCATATTCTAGCAAATAACTACACTAGAATACACAATTTCTAAATAGTTTGGTTTCCTAATAACAGCATTCAAAGCACTATAGTATGTTAGTTAAATCATGTTAATAGTTTTATACAAGCAGAAATCGATATTGATAAAATCTTTAAACAGAAAGTACCATTTAAAATTTCTAGGCTCAATATGAAACATTCAGCAGAATCGGTTTTAAATTCTCACCATGTAAAGTAACGTAACGTTAACTAACTTACAACCACAGATCTGATTTGATCCGCCTGAGATAAATAACGTAAATAAAATCACAGCAGCAAACTCGACACCGGTACTCATCCATTCCCCTTACAGATCACAATACATTCAGCAACAGTGACATTATCactataaacataaaaacaatcaTCGCACGAATACATACAGAAACACAAAATCGCTCGGGACTGAATGAACTAAACATGTTGTCCACACATGATTGTTGCCTGCTTTGTTCTAGTAAGCGTTAAAGTTAACAAATACAAAAGCGCTGTCCTCGATTAAAACAAGGCAAAACGACCTCGTATACTGTTTCATAAACATACTTTgagtttttctgttttaaatagaGCGATACTATGAACTGCTGTGCTCGCCTCAGAAGACTCGACGCTGACTGAAGGAGCGCGCGCTAGTGACGCCTTCTTCTTTAGTTCTTTGGCGCATAACAATCTAAGTGTATAGCGCCATCTACAGTAAACTGCTGTAGTGCAGTCATGTCAGCTATTATCTTCTAAATGACTTATAAACAGAATATGTATAATTCTTCATAATTTTGAAACTATACCAGATTCCCAGGTTCCAGTGTCCCATCTTCAGCTCCTCCAGAACATTTCCCTGGTTGCCTAAAATCCAGATAAGTCTACAGCATCCCTGTTTGATTTTAAATCCTCTCGCTCAACCCTgtactataaatgtattttattagcaGCCTATATCTTAGTCTATCTTCATAAAACTAATTTCCTATCAATTACCCCAAATCCTTATTTACCTTTCCCTTTTTATTTAGCAATGTTATTAATTCCTTTCTTTCTTcatcatatttttttacaatCGTATATTACATGCTCTATTGTTTCTTATTCCCCACAATACTCACATAAACCATTCTCATGTAGTCCAGTAATAAATAGTGATGTGTTCAGTTCTGTGTCCATGTCTCATGCTTGTTACAATGACTTGTTCCCACcactaaagtttattttattgttaacattgttttaataataaataaatgcctcCCCTTATTACCCGAATTCCATATTTCTTgccaatcatttaaaatattttccataatTATAGTTTTGACTTCACCTTTACTTAAAGCAACATTGACATCTACCTCGTCCTTTTTTAAAAGCATCTTTTGCAATTCATCAGCTGTTTCAATTCCCTTCCCACATGTATATGCCATAATAATGTCAATATTTCACTAAATAAGTCTTGTCTAAATGAATGATGGGTGGACAACGACCTTAACACAGAAGCAGAATAAGAGCAGATCCATCTGTATAAATATGCATACTCACATAAAATCTCTGCTGTAAATGTCTATTCaccatatatttaatattacccATTTCATCCCTGTCCCTTTTTTTGTCAAGTATTTCCTAATCAATTTTACTTCAGGAATTAACCAAGCTGGTACCTCGCCCTACACTGGAGACATACTACATTCTGTATCTGCAATCTGTTGATTAATATTCCAACCAAAACCCTTGACTTTTTCCTTAGTATATTCCCAACAATTATTCAATACATCTTCAGAAATATGTTCTCCAGCATGACTCTTCATTGATGTCCAATATACCAGGGACAATTTTACTCTACGTAAACTTAATGGCATTTAATTTGCCTGTACTAATAGTGCATTGACTGGAGTTGTTTAAGTTGCTCCTAGACATATCCTGAGTGCTCTGTACTGTTTTCTATCTAATCTTCTTAACAATGTTTCTGATGCTGCATCACACCATACATCCATAATCAAGTATAGATCTAGGGCTTgatatattgttaaaatagtttCTCTATCTCTAACCCACTCTATTCCAGCAACTGAGCTCATCATATATAAtagttttatgcttttttttttaatctgtttctTCAAAATATTTCTTCCAAGTATATCTTCATCTAACCATATTCCCagatatttaaaaacatgaactCTTTCTAAAGGTTTACCTTATAAAACTTAACTCAGTGTCTGTTGGAACTTCCCTTTTCCTACTAAAGAACATAAAACATGGTTTACTTGTTGACATTTTAAAACTCTACAGTccatttttctcccttttcaataGCTGTCAGCATACTTGCAGTCACTTGAGATACATCCTGACCCCACACCATATCCTAATTtgtcaaaaatataattaatcataatattaaaaagaacTGGACAGACAACAATCCCTTGTGGGATACCATTTTCAGATTCAAAAGTCGAAGATTGACCTAATCCAACTTTAACTGCAAAGGTTCTGTCAAATAAAAACTGTAACAGCCAGTTATACATATAGCCATCTATACCTATCCTTGTTGctttaattgtaattgtttaatttaagtgttcctgtagctcaattggtagagcattgcgattCCCccggaacacatgataggtaaaaattgatagcctgaatgctctgtaagtcgctttggataaaagcgtctgctaaatgcataaatttatttatttatttaatttaaatttatttaattaacagtCCTTCTTTCCATATTGTGTCATATGCCTTTTCTACTGTATGTCAAAGTACAACACTGCCATaattatggagccaaaagagtctcaataaagataaatgcacacactacattcacatatgcacacataggattcatacatgcacacacataattcataaatacacaaacaggatacacaaatgcacacaaaattcacaaatgcacacacaaaatttaaaaagcacagaagattcacaaatgcatacaaaattcagaaatgcacacaaaattcagaaatacacacacaattcagaaatgcaaacaacatttacaaatgcgctcaagattcacaaatgcacaggacaagattcagaaatgtatttctgatgcacacacacatatatcttgatttacaaactgcttgcggtctgtgaacttcactgcatttgtgtgtgaattttaagactcccctgacttggctccacacacaaatgcctttttttaaacagggaatgatctgcaaccaatcagatatctcccttgttttagccaatcacaagaatgcaccccacgtgggggattgtttacttataagccaatcagcgaacaactcactttcctcacgcagcgaacgactcacttttctCAGCGAAcaattcactttcctcacgcagcgaacaactcactttcctcagcgaacgactcacgcAGCCTTCgactcactttgcgcagccagACACCaactttgcgcagcaggagactcactttccgcagccggagagtcactttcctctcgcagcgaacgactcactttcctcacgcagcgaacgattcactttcctcacgagtcatgcagcgaacgactcactttcctctcgcagcgaacgactcattttcctcacgcagcggacgattcactttcctcacgagtcacgcagcgaacgactcactttcctcacgcagagagcaactcactttcctcagcgaacgattcactttcctcacgcagcgatcgactcactttcctaagcgaacgactcactttacagcgaacgattcactttcctcacgcagagagcaactcactttcctcagcgaacgattcactttcctcatgcagcgatcaactcactttcctaagcgaacgactcactttcctcacgcagccggagacccactttttgcagtcggagagtcactttcctctcgcagcggaccactgactctctcttcatgtagggaccgaatattataattaaagtgacttctatattgcatccaaaagaatatttagatatatttatgaatccatggttaactttttttctgcagtcactgggctatatgtattgagacattttttaatttatattttgtaaaaaataataaaaaatacacctGAATTGGCTGAGAAATGCGAATTCCATACAACTTCCACCACTTTCCTAGGGTACATCATCAGTCCAGGAGGAGTAGCCATGGATGAGAAGAAGGTCAACGCCGTGCTCAACTGGCctgaacccacaaccctcaagGAACTGCAACGATTTCTGGGATTCACAAACTTTTATAGAAGATTCATTAGGAACTTCAGCACTGTTGTCGCCCCGCTCACCTTACTGGTCAAGAAGGGAACTCATTGACTCCAATGGTCAGATTCAACTCACAAAGCTTTCCAAACCCTGAAACAACGATTTAGTAACGCGCCCATCCTCTGTCACCCTGACCCCTCATTGCCCTTCATTGTCGAGGTGGACGCATCCAACACAGGCATTGGAGCTATCCTGTCACAACGCCCAGATCCTGCCGCTAAACTTCATCCATGTGTCTTCTATTCTAGGAAACTCAACTCGGCAGAGCGCAACTACAGTGTCGGGGATCGGGAACTTCTTGCTATGAAGGCAGCCtttgaggagtggaggcactggctagagggagccacacATCCGTTCACTGTActaacggatcacaagaacctggagTACTTACGCACCGCCAAACACCTGAATCCCCGTCAAGCTAGATGGTCTCTGTTCTTCACAAGATTCGACTTCTCGGTAACTTACGGACCCGGCTCCAAGAACACTAAGGCAGATGCCCTGTCACGTCAGTTCGAGGAGGAGAACATTCAACCTGCTACAGAACCCATCTTACTGTTGCATGTGGTGGTTGCTCCCATTCAATGGAATATCATGACTCTACTCCAACAATACAGGGAGCAGAACGAGAACCCAGTAGCCTGTCCAACCGATAGAATCTTCGTTCCTGAAAATCTTCATGACCAGGTCATCAGCCAAGTTCACTGCCATCCATCATCCGGTCACCCAGATATCACTGCCACCATCAATCAACTGGAGAACCGCTTCTGGTGGGAATCACTGCACAAGGACACAGCTACTTGCATACAGCAAtgcaataactgtaatattaacaAAGCATCTAAACAATCTCCCACCGGTCTCCTGCAACCACTACCCATTCCTCAACAACCCTGGTCTCACATTGCCATTGACTTTATTACAGATCTTCCCAGTTCACAGGGCTATACCACCATACTCACCATCATAGATCGGTTCTCCAAGGCTTGCAGATTCATTCCATTACCCAAACTACCTACTGCTTTCCAGACGGCAGAACACCTGTGCAACTGGGTCTTCCGATTGTATGGTTTACCCGAGGACATTGTGTCAGACCGAGGACCTCAATTCACTTCTCAATTGAGTACATGCGACAAATAACCGTAtaagtccaaaaaaacaaaaattgagaTAACCATGTGACTTCAATGTATGTGTGCCACTTTGTATACAGAATCACTTTGGGGGCTGTTCGCGCGACCAAAACtctgaatttaaaattttaaaatagtctCACGCGGAAAAAACGTTTATGTCCACTAACGAAAAATGGAGACGCCGGTTGCTTTCATGTCCGCTGCGGACATTAATAGACAAAACGTCGGCAAAAAAAGGAGAGCGAACATGAATGAATGGAAGGACAGAGCAAGGAAGTCTTTGAGGGATGCTGGGAAACCATATGTGAACCGGAGAGGAGAGCAAAAACGAGGAAAATGTCCACCAAAAGAGGTGAGTGAAAAACCGTATACAAAGTATCTACATAAAGTTAGCGGTTACAGTCAGAGGGGCGTGTAGGCTACTGGGCGTCGTCTACTACAGTTCATTCATATAGCTCACTCTGTTTAAAGGCTCAGGTCATGAATGGGTCAATATGAAAGCTGAGAAAATTAGGATTCAGGGGACGTTTTAAACATGTCTCTAAGTTACTCCTTATAACCACGGAGAAATGAATCGAAACGCTTTAGGTGCAGCCCAGCTGCGTCTAATGTTaggcttgaatgtttttttttttttttaccattcattGATTGTGTTATAAGGACTGCTGGcagaattttatatacataaacaaacatatgTAAATTCATCCCcaatctttaagatgtttagagtagaatttgattgctttatgtcttcactgaaattggtaaaaaaaaaaaaaaaaaaaaaaagaaacaaaaagaaaagtcattgacgtgtttaaaatattttgatataatttttggATCCCTGTTACCATTtaatgcaacactttgtttttgtaatattgtatgctatgctatgtttgttacttgttatttaataaaaaaaaaaaaaaaactgccaccATCAATCAACTGGAGAACCGCTTCTGGTGGGAATCACTGCACAAGGACACAGCTACTTGCATACAGCAAtgcaataactgtaatattaacaAAGCATCTAAACAATCTCCCACCGGTCTCCTGCAACCACTACCCATTCCTCAACAACCCTGGTCTCACATTGCCATTGACTTTATTACAGATCTTCCCAGTTCACAGGGCTATACCACCATGAATGAACCAGGTCATGAATGGGTCAATATGAAAGCTGAGAAAATTAGGATTCAGGGGACGTTTTAAACATGTCTCTAAGTTACTCCTTATAACCACGGAGAAATGAATCGAAACGCTTTAGGTGCAGCCCAGCTGCGTCTAATGTTaggcttgaatgtttttttttttttttaccattcattGATTGTGTTATAAGGACTGCTGGcagaattttatatacataaacaaacatatgTAAATTCATCCCcaatctttaagatgtttagagtagaatttgattgctttatgtcttcactgaaattggtaaaaaaaaaaaaaaaaaaaaaaagaaacaaaaagaaaagtcattgacgtgtttaaaatattttgatataatttttggATCCCTGTTACCATTtaatgcaacactttgtttttgtaatattgtatgctatgctatgtttgttacttgttatttaataaaaaaaaaaaaaaaaaaaaaaaggtaataaaaaaaatgcattgattgtgtAAGCTGTTATATATTCTAGCTAGTAACCTTAATAGCTGCTAATAGCTGTAGTGTTTTAtagctcaaaaaaacaaaaaaacgctaatgtgactttgtttctgtTAAGGCAAAGGCGTGCAAGGAGACATGTCCCAGGCAGTGTTCAAGCctaacagaccaaagaaaactccAGCTCTTCACAGAGTTTTATGCTGTCTCCTATGAGAGGCAGCAGGCTATCATTCTCTCTGGTTTAGAGCAGGTATGCTAACTTAAGCAATTCATGACCATATCATGTCAGTAtgcaatgcattacaatgtagGCCCATGAAATAACCAGTGAATTGAATACTACTGTATGCCTTTAATTCACTAAGACTGCATATGTGCCTGATCACTGATCATCCCAATATGTCTTTTTACTTCTAGCACAAAGTGAGTCGCAGACGACCACGTGAGCCCGACACTGAGAATACTAAGAGGAAGTACACCTTCAAGTACCATGTGCAACAAGGAGGCCAAAGACTTGCTGTTTGTAAGCTCACATTTATGTCAGTCTTTCAACTGACCAACAGTCGCCTACAGGCAAGTTTTATACAGCCTTTTTCcatttgttaactttttattacatgcatgattttaattagatacattgtccataacatatttatttaaagttacttATCTTTGAAAAGGTTATTCAAGAAAAGTTAGGCAGTCAGTCTGAGGGAACAGAGCAGGTAGTCAGGTCTCTATTAGAGGACTTCAGAGGAAAACAtaagaacagttaaaaaaaaaaatcttgaaggaCCTCATGCACCAATGTCAGCATCAGTTGCCCTACAACATTGCCTGATCTAATGGTGCACTGGACGCTGGCATTATAGGGCGTCGGGTGCCTTGCCACCCTATAACGCCATCATGCACAAACTGTAATGGTTAGGATTCAGCTCACTGTTGTTGCCCAGTCAGGAAACATATTCTTGCACTTTGAGATCGATATCATAGGTAAAGTgctatgcaaatgtaatgtatgatCCCAGGATTTCGAGATCGGCCAAAATGTCCGGGATTCGCTTTTGCGTTCTACAGTTGCCATTCACTGTGTTTACTGTTGCAAGCAGGACGAGACTGAGGGCCGCGGGAGAACGGCGCGAGGCCGGTGGCGTGATTACTGGTGAGCAACACCTGTGAGACGCACCGGTC from Carassius carassius chromosome 1, fCarCar2.1, whole genome shotgun sequence includes:
- the LOC132153197 gene encoding zinc finger protein 501-like, which encodes MSDPEPCRMKRTEEQRELIEENKEPSEVEKKSLVNTEEKLLSCSQTKQKYLKKRKAKRSCAQCGKSFPCKYSLGVHMRVHTGEKPYTCVQCGKSFAQKGHLTEHMNIHPVEKPYKCSHCDRRFNKSGLLKKHEMIHTGEKPYKCSHCDKRFSKSVNLKTHNRVHTGEKPYTCGQCGKSFTLKNHLTAHMRIHTGEKPYMCDQCGKSFTKPETLKGHMNVHTGEKRYTCDGCGKSFFWASVLKKHMRVHTKEKPYSCSLCVKSYSRLEHLKVHQKIHTGVREYMCFECEKTFISADSLKQHERSHTGEKPYKCSLCDKRFSYSSNLRTHERIHTGEKPYACSHCDKRFNQSANLKTHERLHTGEKPYKRSHCDQRFSQSVVLKTHKKIHTSVGYQSESDNLRFDQIGVEQTKDKFHKEAQDNKTMS